Part of the Oceanispirochaeta sp. M1 genome is shown below.
GTGCGGGGCCACTGGCAGTATAAAGAACGTCCCGTACTGATAAACAACTGGGAGGCAACGTATTTTGACTTCAACGAAAAGAAACTCCTGGCCCTGGCTAAAGAAGCAGCCTCCACAGGAATTGAGCTCTTTGTTCTTGACGATGGATGGTTCGGAAAACGAAACGACGATACCACAAGCCTGGGAGACTGGTTTGTAGACAGGAAAAAACTTCCAAACGGCCTGAAGGGATTACAGGAAAAGATAAAAAAGATCGGAATGAATTTTGGTCTCTGGGTGGAGCCCGAGATGATTTCTGTGAACAGTAAGCTCTACCGTGCCCACCCCGATTGGATGGTCCGCTCCTCCAGGCAGAACCCTTCTCCCGGACGTAACCAGTTTCTTCTGGATCTGACAAATAAAGAGGTCAGAGAATATCTTGTTAAAACATTAAGCGATGTATTCTCAAGTGCAGATATCAGCTATATAAAATGGGATATGAACCGTAACTTCAGTGACTGTTTCAGCAACTGTCTGCCCGCAGACCAGCAGGAGGAATTTGCACATCGCTATGTTCTGGGACTCTATGAAATTCTTCAGGCTCTAAATGCTGCATTCCCTGAAATCCTCTTTGAATCCTGTGCCAGCGGAGGCAACCGCTATGATCTGGGAATGCTCTGTTATATGCCCCAGACCTGGACAAGTGATAATACAGATGCCATTGAGCGGCTGCCCATCCAGTACGGTACATCCTTTTATGCACCACCTTCAACAATTGCCGCCCATGTCTCAGGCGTCCCCAGCCACCAGGTTCTTAGAGAGACATCTCTGGAGTCACGTTTTAACACGGCTGCCTTCGGAGTTCTGGGTTATGAACTGGATCTGACAAAAGGGACAAACTTCGATAAAAAGGTCATAAAAAAACAAATTAATTTTTACAAAAAACATAGAACTCTCTTCCAGTTCGGTGATTTCTACAGAATCAAGGGAGGTACTGATGAAAATGAGTATCTTTGGATGGTTCTTTCAAAGGACAGGAGAGAGGCCATGGCCGGATGGTACCAGATACTGGCCCGTCCCAATGCCTACCCCCGGCGCCTGCGCTTCCCGTCACTGCTTCCGGACTCAGAATATACTGTGAGCAACAGGGTTCAATATGAAAATATCAGACGCTTCGGTGAGCTGGTAAAAGAGGCTCTCCCCCTGGATCTGAAGGAAGGTGGGTTGGTACTCAGCAAGCTGGCGGATAATTATCTGTATAAGCTTGAAGAAGACACAATCACTGCGGGTGGAGACTTTCTTTCTGCCAAAGGGTATCTTCCACGACCTGGATTTTATGGATCAGGGATGAAAGAAGGGATCACTTTTGTTGGAGATTTCGGATCAAGAATCTACCATATAGAGATAAAGTGATAAATATCAGTGAAAAACAGTTTATCTTGCCATTAGTGATTGTTCCATTTACTAAAGTACTGAATAATGAAGAAACATGATGAATAGTGAATCACTGCCATCAAACAAAGAAAACGATTCTCCCCTGTCCATTCAGGAAAAAGAAAGTTATAAAGAAGTCATAGAGACAATAGGAATGTCTGCCGAGTTTATCCTGACCAATGCGGTGGACTCGGTACTCCATATCGGCCGTGACGGTACTATAATAAAACTAAACAGTATAGCTTCGGCCATTCTTGGTTATGAGAAAACAGAATTATCTGGAAAGAATATCTTTTCCCTCATACCCGTAGACTACCATTTTTTTATAAAAGCCAGAGTCCCCTGCAGCCCGGAAGACGGAGAGAACGAAATATGCTGTTCAAAAACAGAAGAGCTTTTTTTACTTCGATTCCCCGACAGTGATGGAGTACTGAACAGCTATGAATGTATTATTTTTCCCTATACAGAAGATGATAAAGTCTCCTTTTTTCTCAATATGTGGATACCAGACCACAGCAAAAATGAATTATTCAACAAACTGAAAGAAGCACAGGGGAACTACGAAGCCCTGACCGAAACTATCACCGAAGCAGTAATCATGGTAGATGAATCCTTCCAGATTCTCTATGCAAACACGTCCTGCAAAAGGGTATTCGGCTACAGCCGGGATGAACTTATCGGCTCTCCTTTTGCAATGCTCTTCCCTGCAGAAGTATTCAGCAGATATTCAAGTGAATTTAAAAAATACTTCTATATGGATTCTCAGGAAGACCAGACAGTAAAGAAAGAACTTGAAGTTCTGGGACGGAGTAAAAACAGAGGAGTCTCTCCCCTGGAGATATCCTTCGGGAATTCCCGAGAACTGGAGCAGCGGACTATTATCTGTATTATCCGTGATATCAGCCAGAGAAAAAATGTCGAACGTAAACTCCGCTATCTGGCATACCATGACAAATTGACAGAACTTGGAAACAGAGATCTGTTTCATACGGATATAGAAGAATTCTTCCGTGTCTATAAATCTCATCAGCAGCTCTGCGGAGCACTCCTTTTCCTTGATCTGGATGGATTCAAGCAGGTGAATGACACACTTGGACATCAGGCAGGAGACATGCTTCTGATCTCAACTGCAAAACGTCTGAGAGGATTACTCAGAGAATCGGATATGATATACCGTTTCGGTGGAGATGAGTTTGTCATTCTGATAACCAAGCTGAATAAACAGTCGGATGTTGAACTCATCTGTAGAAAGATTCTGCAGGTTATTCAGCGCTCATACAATTTCGAGAAGAATAGACAGAGCCATAAGGTTAATATAGGTGTAAGTATCGGAGTGGCCCTTCTTCCCAACCATGGTAATGATGAGGAAACCGTCACCAGACAGGCCGACCTGGCAATGTAT
Proteins encoded:
- a CDS encoding EAL domain-containing protein, whose amino-acid sequence is MMNSESLPSNKENDSPLSIQEKESYKEVIETIGMSAEFILTNAVDSVLHIGRDGTIIKLNSIASAILGYEKTELSGKNIFSLIPVDYHFFIKARVPCSPEDGENEICCSKTEELFLLRFPDSDGVLNSYECIIFPYTEDDKVSFFLNMWIPDHSKNELFNKLKEAQGNYEALTETITEAVIMVDESFQILYANTSCKRVFGYSRDELIGSPFAMLFPAEVFSRYSSEFKKYFYMDSQEDQTVKKELEVLGRSKNRGVSPLEISFGNSRELEQRTIICIIRDISQRKNVERKLRYLAYHDKLTELGNRDLFHTDIEEFFRVYKSHQQLCGALLFLDLDGFKQVNDTLGHQAGDMLLISTAKRLRGLLRESDMIYRFGGDEFVILITKLNKQSDVELICRKILQVIQRSYNFEKNRQSHKVNIGVSIGVALLPNHGNDEETVTRQADLAMYKSKESGKNRFTIFSEELTLSAQNKWLIDQGLKTALVNQEMFLLYQPIVDKSGNISGVEALIRWNHPDQGLISPDEFIPSAEESGLIIPIGRWVLEHALLDIKELNRIMNRDLYVSANVSTRQLMAPDFPEIVDRAIKRSGIKLKNLRLELTESFIMESPDHSITVLEKLKEDHPGLKIVIDDFGKGYSSLHYLSRLPVDVIKIDRSFIKEIPADNNRKVINSIINLATSLDLGIVAEGIETEEQRDYPPLNSCQYMQGYLFSKPLTYKELLKFLNS
- a CDS encoding alpha-galactosidase, with translation MISVSKDNKVFHIQTEKSSYVLGVSAKGHLSHYYFGKRVIQREKMENLFRTLPLPYASSTSYSDDDPAYSLDFIGREEATPGKGDYRRPSLILKDRSSGDGVYDFIYHSHSLNEEKVPLKGLPSALKAGDKASQTLIIRLKDLSREVYLNLSYSSFPESDVITRNCLIENRSGETIELDRIMSCSLDMDLQDMDLISLNGAWIRERHEHRRTLGPGLTELGSRRGVSSSDHNPFFALATEDTNESSGECYGFSLVYSGSHSCLVEQSPQNQIRIQLGIQDEGFHWILNNSDDFQTPEAVLSFSENGLSHLSRNFHRFVQNHIVRGHWQYKERPVLINNWEATYFDFNEKKLLALAKEAASTGIELFVLDDGWFGKRNDDTTSLGDWFVDRKKLPNGLKGLQEKIKKIGMNFGLWVEPEMISVNSKLYRAHPDWMVRSSRQNPSPGRNQFLLDLTNKEVREYLVKTLSDVFSSADISYIKWDMNRNFSDCFSNCLPADQQEEFAHRYVLGLYEILQALNAAFPEILFESCASGGNRYDLGMLCYMPQTWTSDNTDAIERLPIQYGTSFYAPPSTIAAHVSGVPSHQVLRETSLESRFNTAAFGVLGYELDLTKGTNFDKKVIKKQINFYKKHRTLFQFGDFYRIKGGTDENEYLWMVLSKDRREAMAGWYQILARPNAYPRRLRFPSLLPDSEYTVSNRVQYENIRRFGELVKEALPLDLKEGGLVLSKLADNYLYKLEEDTITAGGDFLSAKGYLPRPGFYGSGMKEGITFVGDFGSRIYHIEIK